The Plasmodium vinckei vinckei genome assembly, chromosome: PVVCY_14 genome window below encodes:
- a CDS encoding CS domain protein, putative, translated as MENEKHENMLMHIARDFRSIDDLVEVFLSFLENKTDYFHLMMNDDDIQTLSKKYDGNIAKAILNNNTCGFKANTREIELMKSFRKHQLKYILKNQPYIIENEDIRNKYLSPCDELNKFSNIQIPKAKNTQNVAQKNSQNVHTPSYDSINEKHISTWNGGRTEKYFWNQTLNEVNLEIPLNKEIKPSEIKVEITNKHIKVQHLNEIKLEGMLYEEVNKQECMWNIEDKKKIIIFLEKKKENWWSYVIKGDPEIDTTKIESKKNLTDFDEKTQDEIRKMLFKQKMMNEGMKSPEELKEQVLLHNVLGNKGLPVPK; from the exons ATGGAAAATGAGAAGCATGAAAATATGTTAATGCATATTGCCCGGGATTTTAGATCAATAGACGATTTAGTGGaagtatttttatcatttttagaaaataaaactgattattttcatttaatgaTGAATGATGATGATATACAAACATTATCAAAAAAGTATGATGGAAATATTGCAAAGgctatattaaataataatacatgtGGATTTAAAGCGAATACTAGAGAAATCGAATTAATGAAATCATTTAGAAAACATCAATTAAAGTATATACTTAAAAACCAAccatatataattgaaaaCGAAGatataagaaataaatacttATCACCTTGTGATgaattaaacaaatttagTAACATCCAAATTCCAAAAGCAAAAAACACACAAAATGTGgcacaaaaaaatagtcAAAACGTCCACACCCCATCTTATGATTCTAtca aCGAAAAACACATATCAACATGGAACGGAGGAAGAACGGAAAAGTATTTTTGGAACCAAACATTAAACGAAGTTAATTTAGAAATTCCCTTAAATAAGGAAATAAAACCTAGTGAAATAAAAGTTGAAATAACcaataaacatataaaagtTCAACATTTAA atgaaataaaattagaaGGAATGCTTTATGAGGAGGTGAATAAACAAGAATGCATGTGGAATAtagaagataaaaaaaaaattattatatttttagaaaaaaagaaagaaaattgGTGGTCATATGTAATAAAGGGCGATCCAGAAATCGATACAACGAAAATAGagtcaaaaaaaaatttaacagATTTTGATGAAAAGACACAAGAcgaaataagaaaaatgctatttaaacaaaaaat GATGAACGAAGGAATGAAATCCCCTgaagaattaaaagaaCAAGTTTTGTTACACAATGTATTGGGTAATAAAGGGCTTCCAGTTcccaaataa
- a CDS encoding large ribosomal subunit processing factor, putative — MINNFVSPQTNDPIKKLQNLLNNCLHSIIDVFSNLSYAGDFKELEIVPEHLSEYSHFINLIEERKKKTEGKENGELGEQGEKNNIIDQPQNVEKKYFIKPNFDKSTEEEILDRVERMNLILSMIDQSIDELPDSEINEEQVCKEMKRLQKIKDDSKKELKRLYKEYDYIYNYATENLRNFIVNTEE, encoded by the exons AtgattaataattttgtttctCCACAAACTAATGATCCCATAAAGAAGCTACAGAATTTGCTAAACAATTGCTTACACTCAATAATA GATGTTTTTAGTAACTTATCTTATGCTGGAGATTTTAAGGAACTCGAAATAGTTCCAGAACATTTGAGTGAATATTCTCATTTTATCAATTTGATAGAagaacgaaaaaaaaaaacggaaGGAAAAGAAAATGGTGAATTGGGAGAACAGggcgaaaaaaataatataatagacCAACCTCAGAAtgtggaaaaaaaatattttataaaaccaAACTTTGATAAATCAACAGAAGAAGAAATTTTAGACCGAGTAGAAAGAATGAATTTGATATTATCAATGATAGATCAATCTATTGATGAGCTACCAGATTCAGAAATTAATGAG GAACAAGTATGCAAAGAAATGAAACGacttcaaaaaataaaagatgaCTCTAAAAAGGAATTAAAAAGGCTTTATAAAGAAtatgattatatttataattatgctACCGAAAACTTACgaaattttattgttaatacagaagaataa
- a CDS encoding translation initiation factor SUI1, putative — protein sequence MEDLEKEFDKIKIKPDDNESGESSMRVEENEEEPEKISNRKLRYLKMKDKKEEKINKKKQSSKTNSTNVIKNNQNDDKNINTSQSDLKDDNNINQNNTAENDIINNESIYQPIQVEYCKVCGVPYEYCEYGNSFNECKEENKDKYNYDMATNNAENNNKKQAKKTPQNISQKITIQKTTKARKKTVTVVKGLHAYTKLDKMAKIFSKFYACGASVIKGTNNAQDQIDIQGDVEHNIVDVIMKNCPEITDDIFVILPPK from the exons atggaagacttagaaaaagaatttgataaaattaaaataaaacctGATGATAATGAAAGTGGAGAATCATCTATGAGAgtagaagaaaatgaagaagaacCTGAAAAAATATCGAATCGAAAATTAagatatttaaaaatgaaagataaaaaagaagaaaaaataaataaaaaaaaacaatcaTCCAAAACTAACTCTACAaatgttattaaaaataatcaaaatgatgataaaaatataaacactTCTCAATCTGATTTAAaagatgataataatattaatcaaaataatacagCCGAAAATgacataataaataatgaatccATATATCAGCCTATTCAGGTTGAATATTGTAAAG TATGTGGAGTACCATATGAATATTGCGAATATGGAAATTCTTTTAATGAAtgtaaagaagaaaataaagataagtATAACTATGATATGGCTACTAATAATgcagaaaataataataaaaaacaagcCAAAAAAACACCTCaaaat ATATcccaaaaaataacaatacaAAAGACAACGAAGGCCCGAAAAAAAACTGTAACTGTTGTAAAAGGATTACATGCATATACAAAGCTTGACAAAATggcaaaaatattttctaagTTTTATGCATGTGGTGCTTCAGTAATAAAGGGCACAAACAATGCTCAAGATCAAATAGATATACAA ggCGATGTTGAGCATAACATTGTTGATGTCATAATGAAGAATTGTCCTGAAATAACTGAcgatatttttgtaattttacctccaaaataa
- a CDS encoding ABC transporter F family member 1, putative, which translates to MFIELLIWVIIYYLLFSNGIKINRSNQSFLNTSIFKDPISKNYTKQIRKQNGNSKSVSKILCKKKKRKFPILNVHTDDYSNDEEFDGVVEDEKLDAGEYVPEEESDDWWDIQKNNYKKLLNLEELDEYTILSPKYNINIYNVLEKNYNKKDKNNVILTINNLNYEIGNKSLINNLNLTLNKSECIGLIGNNGCGKSSLLNLIFESSANTNKHIIINNNVKKDNTIKSTSTTYIDSLLNKNDFTILYNLLSYMKRKSLKLSSMPDLIKSMSISEFEKLNKQNEENYNSELFYYKNDIFYFKQNIHLLGNNNATVFEKVLKFYQRTLEKYDILNYIEENISMYKSSDYLKKYKIGEVNEGIGKKDNKIGEAQISSEEEQFLKSKYFEYVLKLYMNEKEDIFKDINNIKMNLNKYLNILNLKNFLHVKLCDLSNGYIIRVYLLLLLLSKPKLLLIDEINNNMDIFNIFFIMNVFKYALKYTNIGIILASHDFFLISKLCNRILDFNKISGYDIDFNNISLLKKINQNNNYVKDAKINDHSTLSNINEQSSGRAYSNLTFFKGNYSQYLNNMKILFNNRKKKKEELKKIIDQLNASILKIKKNNKKEFLKSSLKKKEEELSLYQNIYDTFFNMTLNYQHMYYNLIYSKKNKKGDENKYIPFSPKNGKQNQSMIFRENEEESARKSQDSQASQTSHPYEIDENSSLGENPNQYHEMENSKNTSEENTESTSIEETDEKTFVYNQFNDVDGEMNKNILIDMCKKIKNNELIKTGELYSTNNVALYEFDNFSLYYLDNKNYDNESEYIGVPTEGRKKYIFKNLNLNINSNENVLLLGKNGIGKSTLFKILTNKYGFIMNNNNDYGKNINNKKSIYVYGDTNISNSFDEIEEDEIDSNFAIDTNIRFEGNINCNFNNVLLTYFEQNMIKKLNLDIDDYFKYLIEKVKYQPINFLEDPDFDDTPFDQDVFFYYILNKTKPDYNDNININIDEKIKSLLKIFYIDSETSISEKSGGEKVRILFLSLFLKNSNLLLLDEINNNLDIYLKNLLLNFLNYIYQGSYILTTHDFYIINNLNNIHKIIYIFDYQNVFTFYNVNDFVKNFYSFILNSFSALKNMETNDSAHSKNEMHTKYVTSQAHNPKIKNNMEKINYTNELTLNNTLINNLNEMDKESKELNRQNYGKELYDSYDFKILEFLKNQLKKDKSERKSFEEISPLEEEVFEKKKINKKNFGGKGLSGKVKIKNWKRWKK; encoded by the coding sequence atgtttATTGAACTTTTAATATGGGTGATaatatactatttattatttagtaacggtataaaaattaatcgAAGTAATCAAAGCTTTTTAAATACCTCAATTTTTAAAGACCCTATAtcgaaaaattatacaaaacagataagaaaacaaaatggCAATTCAAAGAGTGTgtcaaaaattttatgtaaaaaaaagaaaagaaaattcCCTATTCTAAATGTGCATACTGACGATTATAGCAATGATGAAGAATTTGATGGCGTTGTAGAGGATGAAAAACTAGACGCAGGGGAATATGTGCCTGAAGAAGAAAGTGATGATTGGTGggatatacaaaaaaataattataaaaaacttTTAAATTTAGAAGAACTTGATGAATATACCATTCTATCaccaaaatataatattaatatatataatgtgttagaaaaaaattataataaaaaagataaaaataatgtaatattaacaattaataatttaaattatgaaataggaaataaaagtttaataaataatttaaatttaactTTAAATAAATCAGAATGTATTGGGTTAATTGGAAATAATGGATGTGGAAAATCAAGTCTTttgaatttaatttttgaaaGCTCAGCAAATActaataaacatataataattaataataatgtaaaaaaagataacaCAATAAAAAGTACCTCTACAACATATATAGACTCATtacttaataaaaatgattttacTATTCTCTATAActtattatcatatatgaAACGAAAGTCATTAAAATTAAGTTCTATGCCggatttaataaaaagtatgAGTATTTCCGAGTTTGAAAAGTtgaataaacaaaatgaagaaaattataatagtgaattattttattataaaaatgatatattttattttaaacaaaatatacacTTATtaggaaataataatgctaCTGTTTTTGAAAaggttttaaaattttatcaaCGCACActagaaaaatatgatatcctaaattatattgaagaaaatattagtATGTACAAAAGTTCAGATTATTTAAAGAAGTATAAGATTGGGGAAGTAAACGAGGGGATTGGAAAGAAGGACAACAAAATTGGTGAAGCCCAAATTTCGTCAGAGGAagaacaatttttaaagtctaaatattttgagtatgttttaaaattatatatgaatgaAAAGGAAGACATttttaaagatataaataatataaaaatgaatttaaataaatatttaaatattttaaatttaaaaaattttttacatgtaAAATTATGTGACTTAAGTAATGGATATATTATTcgtgtatatttattgttacTCCTTTTAAGTAAGcctaaattattattaatagatgaaataaataataatatggatatatttaatatattttttattatgaatgtatttaaatatgcattAAAATACACAAACATTGGTATTATTTTGGCTAGTCATGATTTTTTCCTAATAAGTAAATTATGCAACCGAATATTAGACttcaataaaatatcagGATATGATATcgattttaataatatttctctcttaaaaaaaattaatcaaaataataactatGTAAAAGATGCTAAAATTAATGATCATTCAACTTTATCCAATATTAATGAACAATCATCTGGAAGAGCCTATTCAAATCTAACCTTTTTTAAAGGGAACTATAGTCAATatctaaataatatgaaaatattatttaataacagaaaaaaaaaaaaagaagaactcaaaaaaataatagatcAATTAAATGCttctatattaaaaattaaaaaaaataataaaaaagaatttttaaaaagttcattaaaaaaaaaagaagaagaattatctttatatcaaaatatttatgacacattttttaacatgACATTAAATTATCAGCATATGTATTATAACTTAATTTATAGTAAGAAGAATAAAAAGGGGGACGAAAACAAATACATACCTTTTTCTCCTAAAAACGGTAAGCAAAATCAGAGCATGATTTTTAgagaaaatgaagaagaaaGTGCCAGAAAAAGCCAAGATAGTCAAGCTAGCCAAACTAGCCATCCCTACGAAATAGATGAAAACAGCTCACTTGGAGAGAATCCAAATCAGTACCACGAAATggaaaatagtaaaaacaCATCAGAAGAAAATACTGAATCAACATCAATTGAAGAAACGGATGAAAAAACATTTGTCTATAACCAATTTAATGATGTAGATGGagaaatgaataaaaatattttaatagatatgtgtaaaaaaataaaaaataatgaattaataaaaacagGAGAATTATATTCTACAAATAATGTTGCTTTATATGAGTTTGATAATTTCTCGTTATACTATTTagacaataaaaattatgataatgAGTCTGAATATATTGGAGTGCCAACAGAgggaagaaaaaaatatatatttaaaaatttaaatttaaatattaatagtaatgaaaatgtattattattaggaaaaaatggaatagGGAAATCAacactttttaaaatattaacaaataaatatggctttataatgaataataataatgactatggtaaaaatattaataataaaaaaagtatatatgtgtatggAGATACTAATATAAGTAACAGTTTTGATGAGATCGAAGAAGATGAGATAGATTCTAACTTTGCAATAGACACAAATATAAGATTTGAAGGAAATATTAATtgcaattttaataatgtatTATTAACTTATTTTGAGCAAAATATGATTAAAAAACTAAATTTAGACATTGatgattattttaaatatttaattgaaaaagtaaaataccAACCAATTAACTTTTTAGAAGATCCAGATTTTGATGATACTCCTTTTGATCAAGatgtgtttttttattatattttaaataaaacaaaaccAGATTATAATgacaatattaatattaatatagatgaaaaaataaaatctttattaaaaattttttacattgaTAGTGAAACATCAATTAGTGAAAAAAGTGGAGGAGAAAAAGTtcgtattttatttctttcattatttttaaaaaattcaaatttattattactagatgaaataaacaataatctagatatatatttaaaaaaccttttgttaaattttttaaattatatatatcaaggaagttatatattaacaacccatgatttttacataatcaATAatctaaataatatacataaaattatatacatatttgattatcaaaatgtttttactttttataatgtCAATGATTTTGtcaaaaatttttacagttttattttaaattccTTTAGTGCccttaaaaatatggagaCCAATGATTCTGCTCATAGCAAAAATGAAATGCATACAAAGTATGTCACTTCTCAGGCTCATAATccgaaaataaaaaataatatggaaaaaataaattatactAATGAATTaacattaaataatacacTAATTAACAATTTGAATGAAATGGACAAAGAAAGTAAAGAACTAAATCGACAAAACTATGGAAAAGAACTTTATGATAGTTatgattttaaaattttagaatttttaaaaaatcaattGAAAAAAGACAAGAGTGAAAGAAAAAGCTTTGAAGAAATAAGCCCTTTAGAAGAAGAagtttttgaaaaaaaaaaaattaataaaaaaaattttggtGGAAAGGGATTATCAggaaaagtaaaaataaaaaattggaaaCGATGGAAAAagtga